The segment atccTAAGAGCTGTTCAAGTTCAAAAACAATTTGATTAATagaattcaataaaaaaaaagaaaaaaaagacaaatatgtCATACTACGACGATGACTCCAAGAGGAAGAGAAGGTATGTTATCATCTCAATCTCCTCTGTTCTTCTCATCTCCATGGTGGTGGCCGTTACCGTCGGTGTCAGCCTCAACAAGAACGAAGGCAACGGTGACTCTGACGCACAGATAACGTCTTCCGTCAAAGCCGTTAAAGACGTATGTGCACCAACGGACTTCAAAAAGACATGCGAAGACAGTTTAAACAAGAACGGTAACAACACGACCGACCCGATCGAGTTGGTCAAGACAGCGTTTAGCGCAACGATGAAGCAGATCACAGCCGCGGCTAAGAAGTCGCAGACCATGATGGAGCTTCAGAAGGATCCAAGGACAAAGATGGCTCTTGATCAGTGCAAGGAGCTTATGGATTACGCCTTGGGAGAGCTCAGCAACTCTTTCGAGGAGCTTGGTAAGTTCGAGTTCCATTTACTCGACGAGGCTTTGATCAACCTAAGGATCTGGCTCAGCGCGGCGATAAGCCACGAGGAGACTTGCCTCGAAGGGTTCCAAGGGACGCAAGGAAACGCTGGAGAGACCATGAAGAAAGCGTTGAAAACCGCTATCGAGCTGACACGCAACGGGCTAGCAATCATCAGCGAAATGTCGAATTTCGTGGGACAGATGGGGATTCCTGAGTTCAACAGCCGCAGGCTGTTGTCTCAGGAAATGCCCTCGTGGGTGGACCAGCGAGGGCGTAGGCTCTTGCAAGCTGCTGCTCCGTATTCGGATGCTAAGCCCGATATAGTGGTGGCTCAGGACGGGAGCGGTCAGTATAAAACGATCAACGAGGCTCTGATGTTCGTCCCTAAGAAGAAGAACACGACCTTCGTGGTTTACATTAAGGCTGGTGTCTACCAAGAGTACGTTCAGATCAACAAGAGCATGACTCATCTTGTGTTCCTCGGTGATGGTCCGGAGAAAACTATCATATCCGGTAACAAGAATTACAAGGACGGTATCACTACCTACCGTACCCAAACTGTTGGTACGTTAACATAACATTTACTAagacaaaatctaaaaatttgaaaaccataaatattcaatattaaaagaagaagaaaatttaaTGATTTGGAGACATGTAAAAAAACCTATAAATTTACTCCATTagcttataaaatatttagaaattatatatgttaatgCATGTAATGGTTATTGCAGCTATCATTGGAGACAAATTCATTGCCAAGAACATGGGATTCGTTAACACAGCTGGTGCAGCTAACTTCCAAGCTGTTGCGGTCAGAGTTCAATCAGACGAGTCCATCTTTTTCAACTGTAGATTCGACGGCTACCAAGACACCCTCTACGCTCACTCTCACCGTCAGTTCTACCGTGACTGTACCATCTCAGGCACTATCGATTTCCTCTTTGGAGACGCGGCTGCTGTGTTCCAAAACTGTACTTTGCTAGTGAGGAAGCCGCTTCCGAACCAGGCGTGCCCGATCACAGCCCACGGTCGTACTGACGCGAGGGAAGCAACAGGGTTTGTGTTCCAGGGATGTACTATTGCCGGGGAGCCGGATTACTTGGCGGTCAAGACAACTAGCAAAGCCTATCTTGGAAGGCCGTGGAGAGAGTTTTCAAGGACTATTTTCTTGGGCAGTTTCCTCCCTGATTTCATCCAGCCACAAGGATGGATGCCGTGGATGGGGACCTTTGGTCTTGACACGTTGTTCTACTCTGAGGCTCAGAACACAGGACCGGGAGCAGGACTTGCTAACCGGGTTACTTGGGCTGGAATCAAGAAGTTGAGTAACGAAGAGATCCTCAAGTTCACACCGGCTCAGTACATTCAAGGTGACCTTTGGATTCCAGGCAAAGGTGTTCCTTACACTCCTGGCCTCTTGGCTGCCAATCCTAATGCTGCAACCACAACCCCAAGCGCCTCAGCTGCTTCAGGTACCTCCTCCTCCACGGGCACAAGTGGTGCTGGCTCGGTTTCTCCATCAGCTGCTCCTGTTTCTCAAGTAGCTTCCCAAGTTTCTCCAGCAACTGCCCCAGTTGCTTCTCCAGCAGCTGCCCCAGTTGTTTCTCCAGCAGCTGCCCCGGAAGGTTCTTTGAAGATGGCTTCAACAGGGACAAGTGGTGCTGTCTCGGTTTCTCCAGCATCTGCCCCGGAAGGTTCTATCATGATGGCTTCAATGGAGAGACCTGGTGCTAGCTCAGTTTCTCCAGTTTCTCCAGCAGCTGCCCCGGAAGGTTCTATCATGATGGCTTCAATGGAGAGACCTGGTGCTGGCTCAGTTTCTTCAGCAGCTGCTCCGGAAAGTTCTATCATGATGGCTTCAATGGAGAGACCTGGTGCTGGCTCAGTTTCTCCAGTAGCTGCCCCAGAAGTTTCCATCAAGGTGGCTTCATCGGAGACAACTCAGACAAGTGAAGTTTCTATCATGATGGCTTCAATGGAGAGACCTGGTGCTGCTGCCCCGGTTTATCCACCACCTCCTCCCTTTTATCCTGACATTGCATTGTCTAACTAAAAGATCCATTAAGATGCCATatgatgtctttttttttcttactaaaaCCTGGATACAAAAAACATTTGCATAACCTTGAAGAATTCAGGATTATTGATCTATCCCAAATTGTTTGAGATTAATGTCTTCGCAGTAAATTAAATCTGttgtttataattatataattttataacaataCATTATGTAGAATATTAGTTCACAAACTGTTCTAAAGAGATTGATTTTTCATCCATTTTAGTATTACTTGGCTATGACGTTAAGAACTTTTGAAGAAAGAATGTGAAGTTTGATAAACATAGTAAAGCTCAGTGTTGGAATAAGCTCAACAGTAGTCACAAACTTTAGATATTGTCTGAAAAAAACACAATTGTCTAACAAAAATCCGATTATGAAAGAGACGAAGAAGCAACAACACAATAGGATCAAGTTCAACGACACAGACAATGTTCTTAAACCTTGAAACCACGGCTCTTCCTCTTTCCTCTGGCCTTCTCGAACTTCCTTCCCTTGGACCGAACATATGGCTTCGAGTGACTGTGTGGCACACCAGGTGCGGGACCAAAATGCTTAACAGCCTCACGCGAGTTCTTAGGTCCTCTAAGAAGAACCTACACacaagaagaagcagaagtTTAAATCATATTATCACATGGAAGTTGAAAATGGAGTAGAGTGGTTAGGGTTGAGAGATATACAGTGTTCTGTCCCAAAGGAGCTCTGAGAGCAAGCTGGTCAAAAGTTAAACATTCACCACCAGCTTTCTCAATGCGAGCTCTGGCTCTCTCTGTGAACCTCAAGGCAGTCACTTTGATAGCTGGGATCTCATGTACTCTCAAATCATCGGTGATGGTTCCAACCAAGACAGCAATCTTATCTTCCTATCATATCACAGCAAGAGAGAGATCACATTCAGCATGATTCTAAAGAAATGAAACAGAGTTATCATGACCTAGGACTAACTTCTAGGCCAAggaagagagagataagagggTTTCAAACGAAATGGAACCTTGCCAGCCATGAACTCGACGAGTCTAGATAGAGAAAGAGGAGCTTTGTTGACTTTGCTCATGAAAAGCCTCTTCAAGATCACTGCATTGAACTTGCTCTGAGTTCTCCTCACCAGAAACCGGTAAAGCtgcaaaattttcaaaacaaaaagttcAAATCTCATTTTCAGACCAAACAGACATCTCTTCGAAAGGAGAAAGGTTGTTAGTTAAAAGTTTTGACCTTGACAGTGAGCTTGAGGTAGACATCGTCAGACTTAGGAGCTGTCCTTTTGGTCTTCTTGCTCTTACCTCCAGCGATCAAATCGATACCCTGCAAACACGACCGAAGTGATCTCAGAATCAACCAAAATCAAAGCATTTAGAAACGGAGActgagagaaagagaaagccaAATGTACCATTGTAGCCTCCGGGGATGTGGTGCCGCCGCTGTCGAAGCTTCTGCAAGAGAAGTGATGAAATTAGGTTTTATATCAGTTTATTCCAACGGACTCTATTCAGCTGTAGGGTTTACTTAATTCCAGTAATCGGCCCTGTAAAGCCCAATATAATTAAAGTCATCTTTGAACAGTTAAACTTAGAGCCTAGAGGCCCTTTTATTGCTCTGTTATATTATGTGAAATTTGATGTCCAGTCCATGTTGTGTTTTATGGGTCAAGCTCATTAATTGACATGAGAAGCAGACCCAACATGGATGAACTTTTATGAACCACAGATCTTAAGAAGTAAGAATAACtttttttagattaaattataaataataaatgatttCTGTAATGTCAGTTTGATGTCTGTTGTATTATCTGAGTCATCTATGGTGTCTTGACAAAAGGATTGAACCACTTATTAGGTGTAACATTGTTGTTAGCTATAAATTAATCTCTCTATAATATTAATCACATCAATCAAGGTTCAACTGATTTTAATATTCACTCGAAAATAGTTTATCAATGTATACTAGAAACTTAAACATACTTTGctgtaaacaaataattttactatttatcaaaaaggtaaaaaaaaaagaaggtaaaacaatgtttttttgatatattatgaGGGAGGAACATGATTAATCTCACACGTGCGTGCTTACCTCTAACGATAAAACCGAACTTTTCAAAAGACGCGGTTTCTCGCCCAACAACAAATTACTTTTGACCAGTTCCAGTGAGAATCCTCCAcgtctcatctttttttttttttaaaggactTTCAATTAAAATGCAAGAGTTTGATACAAATGATTCACACTTGTGATCAAAGAAATTTAGAGTGCAAAGTAGTGAGAGAATAAGAAAACAGTAATTGAGAAATGCATATAACACGTCTCATCTTTTTGGCTGGATCTTCTTCCACCACCGTCCACTCAACCCATATCCTTGCCTTAGAAGGTTAACACTAATTACCTTATGTAGCTACTAGCTAGTATTATAATTGTTAAGTCCATTGATTCCAATAGTtccatt is part of the Raphanus sativus cultivar WK10039 chromosome 5, ASM80110v3, whole genome shotgun sequence genome and harbors:
- the LOC108860955 gene encoding 60S ribosomal protein L18-2 — translated: MGIDLIAGGKSKKTKRTAPKSDDVYLKLTVKLYRFLVRRTQSKFNAVILKRLFMSKVNKAPLSLSRLVEFMAGKEDKIAVLVGTITDDLRVHEIPAIKVTALRFTERARARIEKAGGECLTFDQLALRAPLGQNTVLLRGPKNSREAVKHFGPAPGVPHSHSKPYVRSKGRKFEKARGKRKSRGFKV
- the LOC108860156 gene encoding probable pectinesterase/pectinesterase inhibitor 21, with the translated sequence MSYYDDDSKRKRRYVIISISSVLLISMVVAVTVGVSLNKNEGNGDSDAQITSSVKAVKDVCAPTDFKKTCEDSLNKNGNNTTDPIELVKTAFSATMKQITAAAKKSQTMMELQKDPRTKMALDQCKELMDYALGELSNSFEELGKFEFHLLDEALINLRIWLSAAISHEETCLEGFQGTQGNAGETMKKALKTAIELTRNGLAIISEMSNFVGQMGIPEFNSRRLLSQEMPSWVDQRGRRLLQAAAPYSDAKPDIVVAQDGSGQYKTINEALMFVPKKKNTTFVVYIKAGVYQEYVQINKSMTHLVFLGDGPEKTIISGNKNYKDGITTYRTQTVAIIGDKFIAKNMGFVNTAGAANFQAVAVRVQSDESIFFNCRFDGYQDTLYAHSHRQFYRDCTISGTIDFLFGDAAAVFQNCTLLVRKPLPNQACPITAHGRTDAREATGFVFQGCTIAGEPDYLAVKTTSKAYLGRPWREFSRTIFLGSFLPDFIQPQGWMPWMGTFGLDTLFYSEAQNTGPGAGLANRVTWAGIKKLSNEEILKFTPAQYIQGDLWIPGKGVPYTPGLLAANPNAATTTPSASAASGTSSSTGTSGAGSVSPSAAPVSQVASQVSPATAPVASPAAAPVVSPAAAPEGSLKMASTGTSGAVSVSPASAPEGSIMMASMERPGASSVSPVSPAAAPEGSIMMASMERPGAGSVSSAAAPESSIMMASMERPGAGSVSPVAAPEVSIKVASSETTQTSEVSIMMASMERPGAAAPVYPPPPPFYPDIALSN